The Capra hircus breed San Clemente chromosome 2, ASM170441v1, whole genome shotgun sequence genome window below encodes:
- the TMEM185B gene encoding transmembrane protein 185B, producing the protein MNPRGLFQDFNPSKFLIYACLLLFSVLLPLRLDGVIQWSYWAVFAPIWLWKLLVLAGASVGAGVWVRNPRYRTEGEACVEFKAMLIAVGIHLLLLMFEVLVCDRVERGTHFWLLVFMPLFFVSPVSVAACLWGFRHDRSLELEILCSVNILQFIFIALRLDRIIHWPWLVVFVPLWILMSFLCLVVLYYIVWSLLFLRSLDVVAEQRRTHVTMAICWITIVVPLLIFEVLLVHRLDGHNMFSYISIFVPLWLSLITLMATTFRRKGGNHWWFGIRRDFCQFLLEIFPFLREYGNISYDLHHEDSEDAEETSAPEAPKIAPMFGKKARVVITQSPGKYVPPPPKLNIDMPD; encoded by the coding sequence ATGAACCCCAGGGGCCTATTCCAGGACTTCAACCCGAGTAAGTTCCTCATCTACGCTTGCCTGCTGCTCTTCTCAGTGTTGCTGCCCCTCCGACTGGACGGCGTCATCCAATGGAGCTACTGGGCCGTGTTCGCCCCCATCTGGTTGTGGAAGCTTCTGGTCCTCGCGGGCGCCTCTGTCGGCGCGGGCGTTTGGGTGCGAAACCCGCGCTACCGCACGGAGGGAGAGGCCTGTGTGGAGTTCAAGGCCATGCTGATTGCCGTGGGCATCCACCTGCTGCTGCTCATGTTCGAGGTCCTGGTCTGCGATCGGGTGGAGCGGGGGACCCACTTCTGGCTGCTGGTCTTCATGCCGCTCTTCTTTGTGTCCCCGGTGTCCGTGGCCGCCTGCCTTTGGGGCTTCCGACACGACCGGTCCCTGGAGCTGGAGATCCTGTGCTCCGTCAACATCCTGCAGTTCATCTTCATCGCCCTCAGGCTGGACCGGATCATCCACTGGCCGTGGCTGGTGGTGTTTGTGCCACTGTGGATCCTCATGTCATTCCTTTGCCTGGTGGTCCTCTATTACATCGTCTGGTCCCTCCTGTTCCTGCGCTCCCTGGATGTGGTTGCTGAGCAGCGAAGAACCCACGTGACCATGGCCATCTGCTGGATAACGATCGTGGTGCCGCTGCTCATTTTCGAGGTTCTGCTGGTGCACAGGCTAGATGGACACAACATGTTCTCCTACATCTCCATATTCGTCCCCCTTTGGCTCTCATTAATCACATTAATGGCCACAACGTTTAGGCGAAAAGGGGGCAACCATTGGTGGTTTGGTATTCGCAGAGATTTCTGTCAGTTTCTGCTtgaaattttcccatttttaagaGAATATGGGAACATTTCCTATGATCTACATCATGAAGATAGTGAAGATGCTGAAGAAACATCGGCTCCAGAAGCTCCTAAAATTGCTCCAATGTTTGGAAAGAAGGCCAGGGTGGTGATAACACAGAGCCCTGGGAAAtatgtccccccaccccccaagttAAATATTGACATGCCTGATTAA